The following are from one region of the Burkholderiales bacterium genome:
- the ispF gene encoding 2-C-methyl-D-erythritol 2,4-cyclodiphosphate synthase translates to MRVGQGYDIHALIEGRKLIIGGVEIPYKKGLAGHSDADVLLHAICDALIGAAALGDIGTHFPDTDPRYKDIDSRRLLREVGKLVTQHGWRIINIDATLIAEAPKMAPHIPAMVKNIAQDLALDLKDVNVKAKTNEKMGYIGRGEGIVAEAVACIKCLKSESKGPKT, encoded by the coding sequence ATGAGAGTCGGACAGGGATATGACATTCACGCATTGATCGAAGGCCGCAAGCTGATTATCGGCGGCGTTGAGATTCCTTATAAGAAAGGTCTCGCCGGGCACTCCGATGCGGATGTGCTGCTGCACGCGATCTGCGACGCGTTAATCGGCGCAGCGGCCCTGGGCGACATCGGCACCCATTTCCCCGACACCGATCCGCGCTACAAAGACATCGACAGCCGCAGGCTCCTGCGCGAAGTGGGAAAGCTTGTCACGCAACACGGCTGGCGCATCATCAACATCGACGCCACCCTCATCGCCGAGGCGCCGAAGATGGCGCCGCATATTCCAGCGATGGTGAAGAACATTGCGCAGGATCTCGCCCTTGACCTCAAGGATGTGAATGTCAAGGCCAAGACCAACGAGAAGATGGGCTACATCGGGCGCGGCGAAGGCATTGTGGCTGAGGCGGTGGCATGTATTAAATGTCTCAAATCGGAAAGCAAGGGACCGAAGACGTAA
- a CDS encoding YgcG family protein, whose protein sequence is MIQARLVLLLMLCLGAGLARAEVAIPPLQARVTDLTHTLSGGEIRQLEEKLAAFEAKKGSQIAVLVVPTTQPEAIEQYAIRVAEAWKLGRKGIDDGALLLVAKQDRTLRIEVGYGLEGALNDATAKRIVSEIIVPYFKRGDFYGGINAGISRMVAVIEGEPLPQPKRSSSSSGFGNIESLLFIGFVLVIAVGGMLRALFGRFAAATSIGTVVGFLAWLIIAPLVVAIIIGIIGFVFTLLGGSRGWYGGPGGYSGGGFGGGGFSGGGGGFGGGGASGSW, encoded by the coding sequence ATGATCCAGGCGCGGCTGGTATTGTTATTGATGCTGTGCCTCGGCGCGGGGCTCGCCCGCGCCGAGGTGGCGATTCCGCCGCTCCAGGCGCGCGTCACCGACCTCACCCACACTCTCTCGGGCGGGGAAATCCGGCAGCTGGAAGAGAAGCTCGCCGCCTTTGAAGCCAAAAAAGGCAGCCAGATTGCGGTTCTCGTCGTTCCCACCACGCAGCCTGAAGCCATAGAGCAATACGCTATCCGCGTGGCGGAGGCATGGAAGCTGGGACGCAAAGGAATAGATGACGGCGCGCTGCTGCTCGTGGCAAAACAAGACCGCACCTTGCGCATCGAGGTGGGTTACGGCCTCGAAGGCGCGCTTAACGATGCCACCGCCAAGCGCATTGTCAGTGAAATCATCGTGCCCTATTTCAAGCGCGGCGATTTCTACGGCGGCATCAACGCCGGAATTTCACGGATGGTGGCGGTGATTGAAGGCGAGCCGCTGCCTCAACCCAAACGTTCTTCATCTTCATCCGGTTTCGGCAATATCGAATCGCTGTTGTTTATCGGCTTTGTGCTGGTGATTGCGGTGGGAGGGATGCTGCGCGCGTTGTTCGGGCGTTTTGCCGCCGCGACCAGCATTGGAACGGTTGTGGGATTTCTCGCCTGGCTGATAATCGCGCCATTGGTCGTTGCCATTATCATCGGCATTATTGGTTTTGTGTTTACATTATTGGGTGGTAGCCGCGGTTGGTACGGCGGACCGGGTGGTTACAGCGGCGGCGGTTTCGGAGGCGGCGGTTTCAGCGGTGGCGGGGGTGGCTTTGGCGGCGGCGGCGCTTCCGGCAGTTGGTGA
- a CDS encoding LemA family protein: protein MRKLLVYLFLVFAALALSGCGYNTLQSTDEQIKASWAEVLNQYQRRADLVPNLVNTVKGYAQQEKDVLLGVTAARSKVGAIQATPELINDPQAFAKFQQAQGELTSALSRLLVVAENYPQLKSDANFRDLQAQLEGTENRTTVARNRYIKAVQEYNVTVRSFPSNLTAMLFGFQLKPTFTVENEKEIAKPPKVDFTSPPPAAK from the coding sequence ATGCGCAAATTACTGGTTTACCTGTTCTTGGTCTTTGCTGCCCTGGCTTTAAGCGGCTGCGGCTACAATACCTTACAGTCCACCGACGAGCAGATCAAGGCAAGCTGGGCGGAAGTGCTCAACCAGTATCAACGGCGCGCCGATCTTGTGCCCAATCTGGTGAATACGGTGAAGGGTTACGCGCAGCAGGAAAAAGACGTGCTGCTCGGCGTGACCGCAGCGCGTTCCAAAGTGGGTGCGATTCAGGCGACGCCCGAACTCATCAACGATCCCCAGGCATTCGCCAAATTCCAGCAGGCGCAGGGCGAACTCACTTCTGCGCTGTCGCGGCTTTTGGTGGTGGCGGAAAATTATCCTCAGCTCAAGTCCGACGCCAATTTCCGCGATCTTCAAGCACAGCTTGAAGGCACGGAAAACCGCACCACCGTCGCGCGCAACCGCTACATCAAGGCAGTGCAGGAATACAACGTCACGGTGCGATCGTTTCCCAGCAATCTGACCGCGATGCTGTTCGGCTTCCAGCTCAAGCCCACGTTTACCGTCGAAAACGAAAAGGAAATCGCCAAGCCGCCCAAGGTTGATTTTACTTCCCCCCCGCCAGCCGCTAAATGA
- the ispD gene encoding 2-C-methyl-D-erythritol 4-phosphate cytidylyltransferase, translated as MKHYALIPAAGGGARLGGGTPKQYLSLNGRPMLYYSVKRLCANPRIARVYVVLAPSDNWFAQYDWREFSGKLKPLHCGGETRAASVLNGLTAMQSNVGAEDWVLVHDAARPCLSDMLLNKLLDEVAEDGVGGLLALPVADTLKRADGASRVLRTEPRDGLWQAQTPQMFRHATLTRALQAMQNMEVTDEARAMEGLGLQPKLVVSDARNLKVTYPQDVELAQIILRNL; from the coding sequence ATGAAGCATTATGCACTAATACCGGCGGCCGGCGGTGGAGCGCGCCTCGGTGGCGGCACGCCCAAACAGTATCTGTCCTTAAACGGCAGACCGATGCTTTACTACTCGGTGAAGCGGCTTTGCGCGAATCCGCGGATCGCGCGCGTATATGTGGTTTTGGCGCCAAGCGACAATTGGTTTGCGCAATATGACTGGCGTGAGTTTTCAGGGAAGCTTAAACCCCTGCACTGCGGCGGCGAGACGCGCGCCGCCAGCGTGCTGAACGGCCTGACCGCCATGCAAAGCAATGTCGGTGCCGAAGATTGGGTGCTGGTGCACGACGCGGCGCGGCCCTGCTTGAGCGATATGCTGCTCAACAAGCTACTGGACGAAGTGGCTGAGGATGGTGTGGGCGGCTTGCTGGCGCTGCCGGTTGCCGATACGCTGAAACGTGCCGACGGCGCCTCCCGCGTGCTGCGCACCGAGCCGCGCGACGGCTTGTGGCAGGCGCAAACGCCACAGATGTTCCGCCACGCGACGCTCACCCGCGCGTTGCAGGCGATGCAAAACATGGAGGTCACCGATGAAGCGCGCGCCATGGAAGGCCTGGGTCTGCAGCCCAAGCTGGTGGTGAGCGATGCGCGCAACCTGAAGGTGACTTATCCGCAGGACGTAGAACTGGCGCAAATCATATTAAGGAACCTCTGA
- a CDS encoding carbohydrate porin yields the protein MRKTAEQYLYVALSAAITLTMVEVANAHAEGPELPQFLGAQYTLIAQHLFPFEGGGFSGPNSLRDDGDTQKTQTFGLYSGMKVWDQLQAYFDLELFKGAGVSNSTGLGGLTNGDVVRQGSFNIGKRPYIARAYLRYFWSMDDETIDVVRGVDQLPGTEPSNRIEIKLGKFAANDDFDRNRYANSTRTQFQNWSLWNNTAWDFAADTRGYTNGIMAGYVSPKWALKLGIFQMPTIANGPDLDLPLTKSRGENLELTLQPNHYGTVVRLLVYRNVANMGIYRDAIAIGLAQSTVPDIAADDQPGRKKYGLGLNLEQPLADGGETGLFARLGWNDGKTETFAFTEVDRTVTFGAQVAGNHWGRTEDRLGIALVVNGLSADHRDYLAAGGSGFVLGDGRLNYGYEQIMEAYYLLQLGRFVQFSPDFQYIQNPGYNRDRGPAKVIALRLRLSY from the coding sequence ATGAGAAAAACCGCCGAGCAATACCTTTACGTCGCGCTTTCGGCAGCAATCACCCTCACCATGGTCGAGGTGGCCAATGCGCATGCGGAAGGCCCAGAGCTCCCGCAGTTCCTCGGCGCACAATACACGCTGATTGCCCAGCATCTCTTCCCCTTTGAGGGAGGCGGATTCTCAGGACCCAACAGTTTGCGTGATGATGGCGACACACAAAAAACCCAGACCTTTGGTCTGTATTCCGGCATGAAGGTCTGGGACCAGCTGCAGGCCTATTTCGATCTCGAGCTCTTCAAGGGTGCGGGGGTCAGTAATTCGACAGGGCTGGGTGGGTTAACTAACGGTGACGTCGTTCGCCAAGGCTCATTCAATATCGGCAAAAGACCGTACATTGCCCGGGCTTACTTGCGTTACTTTTGGTCTATGGATGATGAAACCATTGACGTTGTTCGAGGCGTAGACCAATTGCCCGGCACCGAGCCGTCGAACAGGATCGAGATTAAGCTTGGCAAGTTCGCAGCTAATGATGACTTCGACCGCAACCGCTATGCTAATTCAACTCGTACCCAGTTCCAGAACTGGAGCCTGTGGAACAACACCGCCTGGGATTTTGCCGCCGACACGCGAGGCTACACCAATGGAATTATGGCGGGATATGTTTCACCCAAGTGGGCGCTGAAGCTCGGCATTTTTCAGATGCCCACCATCGCGAACGGGCCGGATCTTGATCTGCCATTAACCAAGTCTCGTGGCGAGAATCTGGAACTCACCTTGCAGCCCAATCACTACGGAACCGTGGTGCGGCTCCTTGTTTACCGCAACGTTGCCAATATGGGGATTTACCGCGACGCCATCGCGATTGGCCTCGCGCAAAGCACCGTACCTGACATCGCCGCGGACGACCAGCCTGGGCGCAAGAAATACGGATTGGGCTTAAACCTAGAACAGCCGTTAGCCGACGGTGGGGAAACCGGCTTGTTCGCCCGATTGGGCTGGAACGACGGTAAGACCGAAACCTTTGCCTTCACCGAGGTGGATCGTACGGTGACGTTCGGGGCACAGGTGGCGGGCAATCACTGGGGGCGCACCGAGGATCGATTGGGTATCGCGTTGGTGGTGAATGGGCTGTCCGCCGATCATCGAGACTACCTCGCCGCTGGCGGCAGTGGCTTTGTGCTTGGGGATGGTCGTCTAAACTATGGCTATGAGCAAATTATGGAAGCGTACTATCTCCTGCAGCTTGGCCGTTTTGTGCAATTTAGCCCGGATTTTCAATATATCCAGAATCCGGGATACAACCGCGACCGCGGGCCGGCAAAAGTCATTGCCTTGCGGCTGCGGCTCAGTTATTAG
- the rimI gene encoding ribosomal protein S18-alanine N-acetyltransferase, which yields MSAQLKEVPQLRPMRSADLDAVMRIEGKIYSHPWTRGNFQDSLSAGYSCWICELAEHIIGYAVMMVAAEEAHLLNLSVAAEWQRLGWGKKFMKHLVGVARYYHAKALLLEVRPSNAAGLKLYQSYGFRQIALRCGYYPASNGREDAVLLEFKL from the coding sequence ATGAGCGCGCAACTGAAAGAGGTGCCGCAGCTGCGGCCGATGCGGAGCGCCGACCTCGACGCGGTGATGCGCATCGAGGGGAAAATCTATTCCCACCCCTGGACCCGCGGCAATTTTCAGGATTCGCTGAGCGCCGGCTACAGCTGCTGGATTTGCGAGCTGGCGGAACACATCATCGGCTATGCGGTGATGATGGTGGCGGCGGAAGAAGCGCATCTCCTCAACTTGAGTGTTGCCGCGGAGTGGCAGCGCCTGGGTTGGGGCAAAAAATTCATGAAACACCTCGTCGGCGTCGCGCGCTATTATCATGCCAAAGCGCTGTTATTGGAAGTCCGCCCCTCCAATGCCGCAGGGCTCAAGCTTTACCAAAGTTACGGCTTCAGGCAAATCGCGCTGCGTTGCGGTTATTATCCCGCTTCTAATGGACGCGAGGACGCGGTGCTGCTGGAGTTCAAGCTGTGA
- the alr gene encoding alanine racemase has translation MTRPIQAHISLSALQSNLAVARQRAPDSRIMAVIKANGYGHGLLRAAGGLTGAEGFAVIDLNDAVVLREAGFRQRILLLNGFYSVDELPAVAENGLAVVIHHKEQLEMLEAIALPVRLEVFLKLNTGMNRLGFKVEAFGGILQRLKQNRQVGSITLMTHFACADDEQGIDAQLKQFNKIAAGQNLPKSLANSAAVLRYPEAHADWVRPGIMLYGSSPFAEKSAKELGLQPVMTLTSRIIATQDLQPGDRVGYTGLFTAEKPMKVGIVACGYADGYPRHARTGTPVNVNGKITRTLGRISMDTLGVDLSEIPEAGVDAPVTLWGEGLPADDVAKAAGTVSYELFTKLNSRVPVIETHG, from the coding sequence ATGACTCGCCCGATTCAGGCCCACATCAGCCTTTCCGCTTTGCAAAGCAACCTCGCCGTGGCAAGGCAACGCGCGCCGGATTCACGCATCATGGCGGTGATCAAGGCCAACGGCTACGGCCATGGCCTGCTGCGCGCGGCCGGGGGGCTGACGGGCGCCGAGGGTTTTGCGGTGATCGACCTTAACGATGCGGTGGTCTTGCGCGAGGCCGGCTTTCGCCAGCGCATACTTTTACTTAACGGTTTCTACAGCGTCGATGAGCTGCCGGCGGTTGCTGAAAACGGCCTTGCAGTGGTGATCCATCATAAAGAGCAGTTGGAGATGCTGGAAGCCATCGCGCTGCCGGTCAGGCTCGAGGTGTTCCTGAAGCTCAATACCGGCATGAACCGTCTCGGGTTTAAGGTTGAAGCATTCGGCGGCATCCTTCAGCGGCTCAAGCAGAACCGGCAGGTGGGAAGTATTACACTGATGACGCATTTTGCTTGTGCCGACGACGAGCAGGGCATAGACGCGCAGCTTAAGCAATTCAACAAAATTGCGGCTGGCCAGAATTTGCCGAAAAGCCTCGCTAATTCCGCGGCGGTGTTGCGTTACCCCGAAGCTCACGCCGATTGGGTGCGTCCCGGCATCATGTTGTACGGTTCCTCGCCGTTTGCCGAAAAGAGCGCAAAGGAATTGGGCTTGCAGCCGGTGATGACGCTCACCAGCCGGATAATCGCCACGCAGGATTTGCAGCCGGGCGATCGTGTCGGTTACACGGGGCTTTTCACCGCGGAGAAGCCGATGAAAGTGGGCATCGTTGCGTGCGGTTATGCCGACGGTTATCCGCGCCACGCGCGCACCGGCACGCCGGTGAACGTGAACGGCAAAATCACGCGCACGCTCGGGCGCATTTCCATGGACACGCTTGGCGTGGATTTGAGCGAAATCCCTGAAGCCGGTGTCGACGCGCCGGTCACGCTGTGGGGTGAAGGATTGCCGGCAGATGACGTGGCCAAAGCGGCGGGAACAGTGAGTTACGAACTTTTCACCAAGCTCAATTCGCGCGTGCCGGTAATCGAAACCCATGGCTAG
- a CDS encoding divalent metal cation transporter has protein sequence MNNNETALQPQKKPLLQRLGPGLITGAADDDPSGIATYSQVGAQFGHSMLWSVFFTLPLMVGIQIVSARIGRVTGHGLAANIRQHFPPWLLYGLVGLLLVANTINIAADMGAMGAALKLLIGGHEHLYIVLFALISLALQIFIPFPRYAPILKGLTLVLFAYVGTVFVVHISWGEVFYRTFVPSVSLSANYITGVLAVFGTTISPYLFFWQASQEVEEQRAAPGEEPLREAPEQAVEHLQRIKFDTYVGMTYSNLIAFFIILTTAVTLHLHGVTDIQTSAQAAGALRPIAGEFAFLLFSLGIIGTGLLAVPVLAGSAAYAVAEAFKWPIGLGLRLLEARGFYGILTVATLLGVGFNFTSIDPIKALIWSAVINGLIAVPIMVVMMLMAMQPRIMGQFVITRWLKILGWLATLVMIVTALAFFVTLAK, from the coding sequence ATGAACAATAACGAAACGGCGCTGCAGCCACAGAAGAAACCGCTTTTACAGAGACTCGGTCCCGGGCTCATCACCGGCGCGGCGGACGACGATCCCAGCGGCATCGCCACCTATTCACAGGTCGGTGCCCAATTCGGCCACAGCATGCTGTGGAGCGTGTTTTTCACGCTACCGCTGATGGTGGGCATTCAAATAGTCAGCGCCCGCATCGGGCGCGTTACCGGGCACGGCCTCGCTGCCAACATCCGCCAGCATTTCCCGCCATGGCTGCTTTACGGCCTGGTAGGCCTGCTCCTAGTCGCCAACACCATCAATATCGCGGCCGATATGGGCGCGATGGGCGCCGCGCTCAAGCTTTTGATAGGCGGGCATGAGCATTTGTACATCGTGCTGTTTGCGCTGATTTCGCTGGCACTGCAGATTTTCATTCCGTTCCCGCGCTATGCTCCGATATTAAAAGGCCTGACGCTGGTCTTGTTCGCTTATGTGGGCACCGTGTTTGTGGTTCATATCTCCTGGGGCGAAGTTTTTTATCGTACCTTCGTGCCCTCGGTTTCTCTGAGTGCGAACTACATCACCGGCGTTCTGGCGGTGTTCGGCACCACCATCAGCCCTTACCTGTTTTTCTGGCAGGCTTCGCAAGAAGTGGAGGAGCAGCGCGCTGCGCCGGGCGAGGAGCCGTTGAGAGAGGCGCCGGAACAGGCGGTCGAGCATCTGCAACGGATCAAATTCGACACTTACGTCGGCATGACTTATTCGAACCTGATCGCTTTCTTCATTATCCTTACCACCGCCGTAACCTTGCACCTCCACGGCGTTACCGATATCCAGACTTCCGCGCAGGCGGCGGGGGCGTTGCGCCCGATTGCCGGCGAATTTGCTTTCTTGCTCTTCAGCCTTGGAATTATCGGCACCGGGTTGCTAGCGGTCCCGGTACTGGCGGGATCGGCGGCTTACGCCGTCGCGGAAGCCTTCAAATGGCCTATTGGCTTGGGGCTCAGGCTGCTGGAGGCGAGGGGTTTTTATGGAATCCTTACGGTGGCGACGCTTCTGGGCGTGGGATTTAATTTCACCTCCATCGACCCGATCAAGGCCCTGATCTGGAGCGCGGTAATCAACGGCTTGATTGCGGTACCCATCATGGTGGTGATGATGCTGATGGCAATGCAGCCGAGAATCATGGGGCAATTCGTCATTACCCGTTGGCTTAAAATTCTCGGCTGGCTCGCTACCCTGGTGATGATCGTTACGGCATTAGCGTTCTTTGTCACGCTCGCTAAATAA
- the tsaB gene encoding tRNA (adenosine(37)-N6)-threonylcarbamoyltransferase complex dimerization subunit type 1 TsaB, translated as MNILALDTSGDYCSLALWLNGEVVSREERAEQNHSEVLLPLLDAFLHENRVSLDQLHGIAFGAGPGSFTGLRIACGVAQGLAFAKDLPVAGICTLKALAEAMPGEKIIACLDARMGEIYHAAYEKSGNSWRAASEPGLCRPEQAPLVSGDGWIGCGSGFAVYGEKLRQRYHGRLTQVVADAVPRAREMARLAVSVLERGEGCKAEEAAPLYLRNKVALKTFER; from the coding sequence ATGAATATTCTTGCGCTCGACACCTCCGGCGATTATTGCTCGCTTGCCCTGTGGCTGAATGGCGAAGTGGTGTCGCGCGAGGAGCGGGCCGAGCAAAATCATTCCGAAGTATTGCTGCCGCTGCTGGATGCGTTCCTGCACGAGAATCGCGTTTCGCTGGACCAGCTTCACGGCATCGCTTTTGGCGCCGGGCCGGGATCTTTTACCGGCCTGCGCATCGCCTGCGGAGTAGCGCAGGGGCTGGCGTTTGCAAAGGACTTGCCGGTGGCGGGGATCTGCACACTGAAAGCGCTGGCTGAAGCCATGCCGGGTGAAAAAATCATTGCCTGTCTGGACGCGCGCATGGGCGAAATCTACCACGCCGCGTACGAAAAGAGTGGCAATTCCTGGCGGGCGGCGAGCGAACCGGGCCTGTGCAGGCCGGAACAGGCACCACTGGTCTCGGGCGATGGCTGGATTGGTTGCGGCAGCGGTTTCGCGGTTTATGGAGAAAAGCTGCGGCAGCGCTATCACGGGCGTTTAACTCAAGTTGTGGCGGATGCCGTGCCGCGCGCAAGGGAAATGGCGCGGCTCGCGGTTTCAGTGCTTGAACGGGGCGAGGGCTGCAAGGCGGAAGAAGCCGCGCCTCTTTATTTGCGCAACAAAGTGGCGTTGAAGACTTTCGAGCGATGA
- a CDS encoding TPM domain-containing protein: protein MNLKRIFKHLVIGHFAVRRAFPPRALRAIEQAIRDCEAAHRGQIRFTVESALDIAELLRGVSARERAIEVFSQLRVWDTEHNNGVLIYLLLADRDVEIVADRGVHAKLGNSGWEEICRTMEQAFRQRRFEQGVIAGIKAVGGHLQRHYPSQPPQPNELPDKPVIF from the coding sequence ATGAATTTAAAACGTATCTTCAAACATCTTGTCATCGGGCACTTCGCGGTCAGGCGGGCGTTTCCACCGCGCGCGCTGCGGGCCATCGAGCAGGCGATTCGCGATTGTGAAGCCGCTCATCGAGGACAAATCCGCTTCACGGTCGAATCCGCGCTGGATATTGCGGAGCTGCTGCGCGGGGTGAGCGCCAGAGAGCGCGCCATCGAAGTATTTTCGCAGCTTCGGGTGTGGGACACCGAGCACAACAACGGCGTGTTGATTTATCTGCTGCTTGCCGACCGCGATGTGGAAATTGTCGCCGATCGCGGCGTTCATGCCAAGCTGGGAAATTCAGGCTGGGAAGAAATTTGCCGTACAATGGAGCAAGCCTTTCGGCAGCGGCGCTTTGAACAAGGAGTGATAGCCGGTATTAAAGCGGTGGGCGGCCACTTGCAACGGCATTACCCCTCGCAGCCGCCGCAACCCAATGAGCTGCCGGATAAACCGGTTATATTCTAG
- the lplT gene encoding lysophospholipid transporter LplT, which produces MSRGFYTILAAQFFSALADNALLFAAIALLMGLQSPEWQIPVLQQFFVFSYIVLAPFVGPFADALPKGQVMFVSNAVKFAGCLFMLVGTHPLYAYGVVGIGAAMYSPAKYGILTEYLPAQKLVLANGWMEGLTVAAIILGAIFGGVLVKPELANKYLEMFDIPGIETGINTPPEFAIAVILGFYFTAAIINLYIPRVALDHKLPRKDPLYLLHDFWHCFKLLWRDPLGQVSLAVTTLFWGVGATLRLIILAWAAVVLKFGLDKATQLTAVVALGIAIGSVIAAKYVRLEKSVRILPVGIAMGLSLMLMIVVSNLYIAIVMLLVIGAFTGFFIVPMNALLQHRGHLLMGAGHSIAVQNFNENLSILAMLGVYAVMIRLGFSVFTVMILFGTFISVAMAYLYHRHAQVRIEA; this is translated from the coding sequence ATGAGTCGCGGTTTCTACACCATTCTGGCGGCGCAGTTTTTTTCCGCGCTCGCCGATAACGCATTGTTGTTTGCCGCGATTGCCCTGCTGATGGGGCTCCAGTCGCCGGAGTGGCAAATCCCGGTACTGCAGCAGTTCTTCGTGTTTTCCTACATTGTGCTGGCGCCGTTTGTCGGCCCGTTTGCCGACGCGCTTCCCAAAGGCCAGGTGATGTTCGTCAGCAATGCGGTAAAGTTCGCGGGCTGTCTGTTCATGCTGGTCGGCACGCACCCGCTTTACGCCTACGGGGTTGTCGGCATCGGCGCGGCGATGTACTCACCGGCAAAATACGGCATTCTCACCGAATACCTGCCGGCGCAAAAACTGGTGCTGGCGAACGGCTGGATGGAGGGTCTCACCGTCGCCGCCATTATTCTCGGCGCCATTTTCGGTGGTGTTCTGGTCAAACCAGAACTCGCCAATAAATATCTTGAAATGTTCGATATCCCGGGCATCGAGACCGGTATTAACACGCCGCCCGAATTCGCCATTGCGGTAATTCTCGGCTTTTATTTTACCGCCGCCATCATCAACCTTTACATTCCCAGGGTCGCGCTTGACCACAAGCTGCCGAGGAAAGATCCGCTGTATCTCCTGCACGACTTCTGGCACTGCTTTAAGCTGTTGTGGCGCGACCCGCTCGGACAGGTATCGCTGGCGGTCACCACCTTGTTCTGGGGCGTGGGCGCGACCTTGCGGCTTATCATTCTCGCCTGGGCGGCGGTAGTGCTCAAATTCGGGCTGGACAAAGCCACGCAGCTCACCGCTGTGGTGGCGCTCGGCATCGCTATCGGCTCGGTCATCGCCGCAAAATATGTAAGGCTGGAAAAATCGGTGCGCATCCTTCCTGTCGGCATCGCCATGGGCTTGAGCCTGATGCTGATGATTGTTGTCAGCAACCTGTATATTGCCATCGTCATGCTGCTCGTCATCGGCGCGTTTACAGGTTTCTTTATCGTGCCGATGAACGCCCTGCTGCAGCACCGCGGGCATTTGCTGATGGGCGCCGGTCACTCGATTGCAGTGCAGAATTTCAACGAAAACTTGAGCATTCTTGCCATGCTCGGCGTTTACGCGGTGATGATCAGGCTGGGATTCTCGGTGTTTACGGTCATGATTTTGTTCGGCACCTTCATCAGCGTGGCGATGGCCTATCTTTACCACAGGCACGCGCAGGTCAGGATTGAAGCCTAG
- the thpR gene encoding RNA 2',3'-cyclic phosphodiesterase yields the protein MSQIGKQGTEDVTTARVFFGLWPDDAVRGAFSEWARLLGKSSRGRLTRPGYLHLTLVFLGNIPLSRLDELKSLAANVSGKSFQLDFTSPGYWRHNRIVWAAPIEIPRPLSELAKALETASKAAGFGFDARPYIPHVTLLRDVRREPDVSLLKEINWQVNAFVLVRSKPGEAGTGYEVIGRWPFA from the coding sequence ATGTCTCAAATCGGAAAGCAAGGGACCGAAGACGTAACCACCGCACGCGTCTTTTTCGGGCTGTGGCCGGATGATGCAGTGCGCGGGGCGTTCAGTGAGTGGGCGAGACTCCTCGGCAAAAGCAGTCGCGGGCGCCTCACCCGGCCCGGCTATCTGCACCTGACTTTGGTGTTTCTCGGCAATATCCCCTTATCCCGCCTCGATGAATTGAAGTCGCTCGCTGCAAATGTTTCAGGGAAGTCTTTTCAGCTTGATTTTACCTCTCCTGGTTATTGGCGCCACAACCGCATCGTCTGGGCCGCACCGATTGAAATCCCGCGGCCGCTAAGCGAGCTGGCCAAAGCGCTGGAAACGGCAAGCAAAGCAGCGGGTTTTGGTTTCGACGCACGGCCTTATATTCCGCATGTGACCTTGTTGCGTGACGTGCGCCGCGAACCCGATGTAAGTTTGCTGAAAGAAATAAACTGGCAGGTCAACGCGTTTGTTCTGGTTCGCTCAAAACCGGGTGAGGCGGGAACGGGATATGAAGTCATCGGCCGCTGGCCGTTTGCCTGA